Part of the Synergistaceae bacterium genome is shown below.
GCATCAGACAGTAAAGTATTTAATCCCATGGCAAATAAACTTATCCATAACGCCAGAAAACCGACATATATTTACAAACCGGACGCAAAAAAGCATAGAATTGCAAAAAAAAGAGGGATAGAACAGAAAGGGATTGCCGACCACCTTTTGTTCGCCACAGATTTTTCAAAAAACTCGAATTTAGCATTTAAGCACCTAATAGAAATGCTTCCCTTTATAAACAACAAAATAACGATAGTGCATGTTCAAGACGAGTATAAAATTTCAGCATATGCATATGAGAACATGAAAGAAGTGGACGAATCTGATGACAAGACGCTAGAAAAAATGAAAGAAAGCCTTTTAAAAAATGGGTGCCCCGAAGTAGAAACACTCTTGCTAACAGGCGCACCATCAAATGAAATATTAAGCGCTATAGAAGAGCACTCGCCACAGCTCGTTATGATGGGGTGTCAGGGGAGGGGCTTTGTAAACGAATTTTTCCTAGGAAGTGTTAGCCACAAAGTGGCTCGCCGCTCTCCAGTCTCAGTGCTTCTTATACCGGCAAAGCGATAGAGGAACAGTGATAAAGCCTAAAACAATGTGATTAAAATAACTTCTTGTTGTCTTAAACTTATAAATATAATTTTATCCAAATAAACAAGGGGCTTAGTTCTAAACTAAGCCCCTTGTTGTTGTTTAATTCATTTGGATTTAAGGAGTCTCTGTAATGTCAATGAGATTGGTTATCAAATCCTGCTGGATCTTCAGCACTACATCAGTATGTATAGCATGAGTATAGACGTCAAAATCTATGCCGCCATCGTTAACTGTCGTAATGGTCCAATTCCCGTCATCAAGAAGGCTGACGTGGTCGTTTGAATCCCCAAATATAGTGAGAGTATTGTTTGAGTCAGTTATGTCCATTACGTCCTGTACAGATAAGTTCTGAAGAACGTTAGAACCGCTTGTGTCGCCTCTCAAGTCGAACACCTCTATATTGCGAATTACAGGGTCTGTGTCAAAATCTATCCCTTCGTTGAATCTCATGACTACTGTGTCATTTCCTGTAAAACCGTCAAGAGCTTTCCCTCCGGAGTAGAGAAGAGTGTCGTCTCCCGGTGTCGCAATAGTCTCGAAAATATCTATGTCGAAGGTGCCCGTGGCAGGAGCAGAAGTGTCACCATTTGAAGTTTCAACCGTATAAGCTTTAACTTCAATAGTTCCAGTTCTTGCCGATTGTATAAATGCTATGTTGTCTATTTCGCTTGCAGCTATT
Proteins encoded:
- a CDS encoding universal stress protein, with protein sequence MANKLIHNARKPTYIYKPDAKKHRIAKKRGIEQKGIADHLLFATDFSKNSNLAFKHLIEMLPFINNKITIVHVQDEYKISAYAYENMKEVDESDDKTLEKMKESLLKNGCPEVETLLLTGAPSNEILSAIEEHSPQLVMMGCQGRGFVNEFFLGSVSHKVARRSPVSVLLIPAKR